One Bacillus sp. (in: firmicutes) genomic region harbors:
- a CDS encoding HAMP domain-containing histidine kinase, which produces MLRKNNERPSLLLFWTTRYFLTLCIGLLIVGLVSTYWIRYSITEKRLAILEMTADEIAGRITDTSGLISPGLFLPRVVDERFRFLRLEGRPLIYVTDEYGNIVFGMKDRMYNMLDFDELIAHSKNKNIQKVSIPHGENFYLVRKEIIQDGLHIGWVFILLQEKEIRQSPDEMKLLMTMLISLAVLGWAVIYFLSKKLLRPISTIAEAAQQIVEGDYRVSIDDMIKEKEIYELSDSFKKMASRLEQLEALRTELLAGVTHELKTPVTAISGLIQAVKDEVVTGDDAKDFLNISQKEVVRLQKMVEDLLDFNSFAAGKVRITKEMINLGDCLHEILHQWELLQEEVPKINMILPSHELFVSTDPLRLQQIVINLLNNAKQACRANCKIEVKAYEMETSISIDIKDNGNGIPIEEQPLIFERFYRGNNKRHKVHGLGLGLTFSKLIAKALNGDLVLKESTEHGTIFTIYLPK; this is translated from the coding sequence GTGTTAAGGAAAAATAACGAGCGGCCATCTCTTCTATTGTTTTGGACAACACGATATTTTTTGACATTATGCATTGGTTTATTAATTGTTGGCTTAGTGTCTACATATTGGATTAGATATTCGATAACAGAAAAACGGTTAGCTATTTTAGAAATGACGGCAGATGAAATTGCCGGGCGGATTACAGATACTAGTGGACTAATTAGTCCAGGGCTATTTTTGCCGAGAGTTGTTGATGAGCGGTTTCGATTTTTAAGATTAGAGGGGAGACCGCTCATTTATGTAACTGATGAGTATGGGAATATTGTCTTTGGGATGAAAGATCGGATGTATAACATGCTGGACTTTGATGAATTAATTGCTCATTCGAAGAACAAGAATATTCAAAAGGTTTCCATTCCCCATGGCGAGAACTTCTATTTGGTTCGCAAAGAGATTATTCAAGATGGTCTTCATATTGGTTGGGTCTTTATTTTGCTGCAAGAAAAAGAAATTCGGCAGAGCCCTGATGAAATGAAGTTATTAATGACAATGTTAATTAGTTTAGCCGTGCTCGGCTGGGCGGTCATCTATTTTTTATCGAAAAAACTGTTAAGACCGATCAGTACTATTGCGGAAGCGGCACAGCAAATTGTCGAAGGCGACTATCGTGTATCAATTGATGATATGATTAAAGAAAAAGAAATATATGAGCTTTCGGATTCATTTAAAAAAATGGCTTCAAGGCTGGAACAACTAGAAGCTTTACGAACGGAGCTGTTGGCAGGAGTTACTCACGAGTTAAAAACGCCTGTTACAGCCATCAGTGGTTTAATCCAAGCTGTTAAAGATGAGGTTGTGACTGGGGATGATGCGAAAGATTTTTTAAATATTAGTCAAAAAGAGGTTGTCAGGCTGCAAAAAATGGTCGAAGATTTACTAGATTTTAATTCGTTTGCTGCTGGTAAGGTTAGAATAACGAAGGAAATGATAAATTTAGGAGACTGTTTGCACGAGATTTTGCATCAGTGGGAGCTTTTGCAGGAAGAGGTGCCAAAGATTAACATGATTTTGCCAAGTCATGAGCTTTTCGTATCAACTGATCCATTACGGTTACAGCAAATTGTCATAAATCTTCTAAACAATGCGAAGCAGGCCTGTAGAGCAAATTGTAAGATTGAAGTAAAGGCTTATGAAATGGAAACTTCTATTTCGATTGATATAAAAGACAATGGAAATGGTATTCCAATAGAGGAACAACCGTTGATTTTCGAGCGATTTTATCGGGGGAATAATAAAAGGCATAAAGTTCACGGCTTAGGGCTAGGGTTAACCTTTAGTAAATTAATTGCAAAAGCACTTAACGGAGATTTAGTATTAAAAGAAAGCACAGAACATGGAACTATCTTCACAATATATTTACCAAAGTGA
- a CDS encoding sugar ABC transporter substrate-binding protein, whose translation MRKYAWFIITSLLLSLVSCSAENTAKRANEKNGSNHESLPEIKVIGDGPNTMALFKMEEEEIAKRFGVRLSYNYPERITENLEQFLFATEEKYDIYILFPVKIPLYVERDMLLPLDSYISEEHVSDMLPVFRNMFMKYDGHDYGMVYDGDTHLLFYRKDIFEKYNNEYKKQFGIELQAPKTWEEHDQIAKFLTRDFERDGKIDLHGTAILNGEGMRYIWFAERFLSLGGAYFDSNMKPLVNSDIGIRALSDLVELANSNVIPDAMLDWTDLNNVFLQGKVAMIVQWSDTARFSYDENAWKSKVAGKVDWALLPSGLPNAPRGGSFLGRVLAISKNSKNPDKVWEIIEYLTSKEVSKRAINSYETGTEPYRESHFVAEGKGPFSSEKENKHFLATSYDSFKNTNIDLIIPGSWDYMQSLDHNMGLALIGKLTPAEALDKTAEEWEMITNKYGIETQKKHYEDWLQRFEEVRQ comes from the coding sequence ATGAGGAAGTATGCATGGTTTATAATTACGAGCTTATTATTATCTTTAGTTAGCTGCAGCGCGGAAAATACGGCAAAACGTGCAAATGAAAAGAATGGTAGCAATCATGAGAGTTTACCTGAAATAAAAGTAATCGGTGATGGCCCTAATACGATGGCCTTATTTAAAATGGAAGAGGAGGAAATTGCGAAAAGGTTTGGAGTCCGGCTTTCCTATAATTATCCTGAAAGGATTACAGAAAACTTAGAACAATTTCTATTTGCCACCGAAGAAAAATATGATATTTATATTCTTTTCCCAGTTAAGATTCCATTGTATGTTGAAAGAGATATGCTGCTCCCTTTAGATTCATATATTAGTGAAGAACATGTCAGTGATATGCTTCCAGTTTTCCGAAATATGTTTATGAAATATGATGGTCATGATTATGGAATGGTTTATGATGGAGATACACATTTATTATTTTATCGGAAGGATATTTTTGAGAAGTATAATAATGAGTATAAAAAGCAGTTTGGCATCGAGCTTCAAGCACCAAAAACTTGGGAGGAGCATGACCAAATTGCGAAGTTTTTAACCCGTGATTTCGAAAGGGATGGGAAAATCGATTTACATGGGACAGCCATTCTGAATGGGGAAGGCATGCGTTATATTTGGTTTGCGGAGCGTTTTTTATCGCTGGGTGGCGCCTACTTCGATTCTAATATGAAACCGCTAGTTAATTCAGATATTGGCATTCGCGCTTTAAGCGACTTAGTAGAATTGGCAAATAGCAATGTAATACCTGATGCGATGCTGGATTGGACAGATTTAAATAATGTTTTCCTTCAAGGAAAAGTAGCGATGATTGTTCAATGGAGTGATACGGCCCGCTTTTCTTATGACGAAAATGCCTGGAAATCAAAAGTTGCTGGAAAAGTGGATTGGGCACTGTTACCTAGCGGTTTGCCAAATGCACCCCGTGGCGGAAGCTTCCTTGGTAGAGTGTTAGCGATTTCTAAGAATTCAAAAAATCCGGATAAGGTTTGGGAGATTATTGAATACCTAACTTCTAAAGAGGTAAGCAAGCGTGCCATTAATTCATACGAAACAGGCACTGAACCTTATCGGGAAAGTCATTTTGTTGCTGAAGGAAAAGGTCCGTTTTCTTCAGAAAAGGAAAATAAACATTTTCTTGCAACAAGCTATGATAGCTTCAAAAATACGAACATAGATTTAATTATTCCAGGCAGCTGGGATTATATGCAAAGTTTAGACCATAATATGGGGTTAGCCCTTATCGGCAAACTCACCCCTGCGGAAGCTCTCGACAAAACAGCCGAGGAATGGGAAATGATTACGAATAAATATGGAATTGAGACGCAGAAAAAGCATTACGAAGATTGGCTACAACGCTTTGAGGAAGTTCGGCAGTAG
- a CDS encoding GbsR/MarR family transcriptional regulator gives MEVDSKQQLDLAKERVIDTIAHNMNLYGITDSVGRLFGLLFFSQNPMTLDEMKDELGMSKTSMSTSVRNLMDLKMVDKVWKKGVRKDLYQAEEDWYQTFIDLFTVKWRPAILMNVSSIEKSLKDLNNLVMRDDVDSEIREEAKQMIEKLHACSDYYRWLNRLVDSFESHEIFKFIPKSEER, from the coding sequence ATGGAGGTAGATTCAAAACAACAGTTAGACCTAGCTAAGGAAAGAGTGATTGATACAATTGCACATAATATGAATTTATACGGGATTACCGATTCTGTTGGGAGGTTATTCGGATTATTATTTTTTAGCCAAAATCCAATGACGTTAGATGAAATGAAAGATGAGCTTGGTATGAGCAAAACGAGCATGAGCACATCTGTAAGGAACTTAATGGATTTAAAAATGGTTGATAAAGTTTGGAAAAAGGGCGTTCGAAAAGACCTTTATCAGGCTGAAGAAGACTGGTACCAAACATTTATTGACTTATTTACAGTGAAATGGCGACCGGCAATATTGATGAATGTTTCGTCAATTGAAAAGTCACTGAAGGATCTTAACAACCTTGTCATGCGGGATGATGTAGATAGTGAAATACGCGAGGAAGCAAAGCAAATGATTGAAAAATTGCATGCTTGTTCAGATTATTACCGTTGGTTGAACCGCCTTGTTGATAGCTTTGAATCACATGAAATATTCAAATTTATTCCCAAAAGTGAAGAACGATAG